The following coding sequences are from one Pseudonocardia sp. EC080619-01 window:
- a CDS encoding TrkA family potassium uptake protein, translating into MHVVIMGCGRVGASLASGLERLGHEVAVIDRDPQAFRRLGPDFRGRQVVGFGFHRSVLDEAGLESADAFAAVSSGDNSNIIAARVARESYGVDKVVARIYDAKRAAVYERLGIPTVATVPWTTDRLLRMLLPDGVATAWREPTGTVAVLPLPLHEEWVGHPIAELERATGSRVAFVVRFGTGVLPTKDTTVQAEDTVYVAAISGTVSDVTAAASAPPEEE; encoded by the coding sequence ATGCACGTCGTGATCATGGGATGCGGCCGGGTGGGCGCGTCCCTGGCCTCGGGCCTGGAGCGGCTCGGCCACGAGGTCGCGGTGATCGACCGCGACCCGCAGGCGTTCCGCAGGCTCGGGCCGGACTTCCGGGGACGCCAGGTGGTCGGCTTCGGCTTCCACCGCAGCGTCCTCGACGAGGCCGGCCTGGAGTCGGCCGACGCGTTCGCCGCCGTCTCCTCGGGGGACAACTCGAACATCATCGCCGCCCGGGTGGCCCGGGAGAGCTACGGCGTCGACAAGGTCGTCGCCCGGATCTACGACGCCAAGCGGGCCGCGGTCTACGAGCGGCTCGGGATCCCCACGGTCGCGACGGTGCCGTGGACGACCGACCGGCTGCTGCGGATGCTGCTGCCCGACGGCGTCGCGACCGCGTGGCGGGAGCCGACCGGCACCGTCGCGGTGCTGCCGCTCCCGCTGCACGAGGAGTGGGTCGGGCACCCGATCGCGGAGCTGGAGCGGGCGACGGGATCGCGGGTGGCGTTCGTCGTCCGGTTCGGGACCGGCGTGCTGCCGACGAAGGACACCACCGTGCAGGCCGAGGACACCGTGTACGTCGCGGCGATCTCCGGCACGGTCAGCGACGTGACGGCGGCCGCCTCGGCGCCGCCGGAGGAGGAGTGA
- a CDS encoding TrkA family potassium uptake protein — protein MRVAIAGAGAVGRSIALELVESAHRVMLIERELGQIDPNAVPDAEWVHADACELASLEDAGIEGCDVVIAATGDDKVNLVVSLLAKTEFGVRRVVARVNDPRNEWLFGENWGVDVAVSTPRLLAALVEEAVAVGDLVRLLTLRQGQANLVEVTLPDDTPLAGRPVRAVTLPPDSALVTILRGGRVIVPQPDDALEPGDELLFVATAAVEEEIREALARP, from the coding sequence ATGCGGGTCGCGATCGCGGGTGCGGGCGCCGTCGGGCGGTCCATCGCGCTGGAGCTGGTGGAGTCCGCGCACCGGGTGATGCTGATCGAGCGCGAGCTCGGCCAGATCGACCCGAACGCCGTCCCGGACGCCGAGTGGGTGCACGCCGACGCCTGCGAGCTCGCGTCGCTGGAGGATGCCGGCATCGAGGGCTGCGACGTCGTCATCGCCGCCACCGGCGACGACAAGGTCAACCTCGTGGTGTCGTTGCTCGCGAAGACCGAGTTCGGGGTGCGCCGGGTGGTGGCGCGGGTGAACGACCCGCGCAACGAGTGGCTGTTCGGCGAGAACTGGGGCGTCGACGTCGCGGTGTCCACCCCACGGCTGCTGGCGGCGCTGGTCGAGGAGGCCGTCGCCGTCGGAGACCTGGTGCGGCTGCTCACGCTGCGGCAGGGCCAGGCGAACCTGGTCGAGGTGACGCTGCCCGACGACACCCCGCTCGCCGGGCGTCCGGTGCGGGCGGTGACCCTGCCCCCGGACTCGGCGCTGGTGACGATCCTGCGCGGCGGACGGGTGATCGTCCCGCAGCCGGACGACGCGCTGGAGCCGGGCGACGAGCTGCTGTTCGTCGCGACGGCGGCGGTCGAGGAGGAGATCCGCGAGGCGCTGGCGCGGCCGTGA
- a CDS encoding APC family permease: MSKLAVALKRLVVGRPQRSDRLTSTLLPKRVALPVFASDAMSSVAYAPEEIFLTLSVAGVASYVMSPWIGLAVVVVLLTVVASYRQNVHAYPSGGGDYEVATVNLGKNAGLTVASALLVDYTLTVAVSISAAAANIGALVPFVAEHKVLFAVSAIAVLTAINLRGIRESGTAFAIPVYAFVLGVGTMIVWGLTRILILGDDVRAASADLDLVAEGDTFTGLALVLLVLRSFTQGAAALTGVEAISNGVPAFRKPKSRNAATTLLLLGGMSVTLFMGLIALAQLTHVQIAEDPARQFPDAPPGYQQQTMVAQLADAVFDNFPPGYFFVIVMTALILVLAANTAFNGFPVLGSILSQDRYLPRQLHTRGDRLAFSNGIVLLALFAILLVIGFQAEVTKLIPLYTVGVFVSFTLSQAGMVRHWNRELELGPGVRERRRIRRSQAINGFGACMTGVVLITVLITKFALGAWIAIVAMGAFFVLMRAIQLHYDRVAAALVADEDDDVLPSRNHAVVLVSTLHKPTLRALAYARATRPDILEAVTVNVDDSDTKKLVEQWHKRRLPVPLKVVESPYREITRPVLDYVKRIRSDSPRNVVTVYIPEYVVGHWWEQVLHNQSALRLKTRLLFQPGVMVTSVPWQLPSSSRTRALSPLDAPGASRRGYPGLEQLPGERRDGPPATGTSTAGATRGTKGDT, from the coding sequence GTGTCCAAGCTCGCCGTCGCTCTCAAGCGGCTCGTGGTCGGACGACCGCAGCGCAGCGACCGCCTGACCAGCACGCTCCTCCCGAAGCGGGTCGCACTCCCGGTGTTCGCCTCGGACGCGATGTCGTCCGTCGCCTACGCGCCCGAGGAGATCTTCCTGACGCTGTCGGTCGCCGGGGTCGCCTCCTACGTGATGTCGCCGTGGATCGGGCTCGCGGTCGTCGTCGTCCTGCTGACGGTCGTCGCGAGCTACCGGCAGAACGTCCACGCCTACCCGTCCGGCGGCGGCGACTACGAGGTCGCGACCGTCAATCTCGGCAAGAACGCCGGGCTCACCGTCGCGAGCGCCCTGCTCGTCGACTACACGCTCACCGTCGCGGTCTCGATCTCCGCTGCGGCCGCGAACATCGGCGCGCTGGTGCCGTTCGTCGCCGAGCACAAGGTGCTGTTCGCGGTGTCGGCGATCGCCGTGCTCACGGCGATCAACCTGCGGGGCATCCGGGAGTCCGGTACCGCGTTCGCGATCCCGGTGTACGCCTTCGTGCTGGGCGTCGGCACGATGATCGTCTGGGGCCTGACCCGGATCCTGATCCTCGGCGACGACGTCCGCGCCGCCAGCGCCGACCTCGATCTCGTCGCCGAGGGCGACACCTTCACCGGCCTCGCGCTGGTGCTGCTGGTGCTGCGGTCCTTCACCCAGGGCGCGGCCGCGCTGACCGGTGTCGAGGCGATCTCCAACGGGGTGCCGGCGTTCCGCAAGCCGAAGTCCCGGAACGCCGCGACGACCCTGCTGCTGCTCGGCGGGATGTCGGTCACGCTGTTCATGGGCCTGATCGCGCTGGCCCAGCTGACCCACGTGCAGATCGCCGAGGACCCGGCCCGCCAGTTCCCGGACGCACCGCCCGGCTACCAGCAGCAGACGATGGTCGCGCAGCTCGCGGACGCGGTGTTCGACAACTTCCCGCCCGGCTACTTCTTCGTGATCGTCATGACGGCGCTGATCCTGGTGCTGGCGGCGAACACCGCGTTCAACGGCTTCCCGGTGCTCGGGTCGATCCTCTCCCAGGACCGCTACCTGCCCCGCCAGCTGCACACCCGCGGCGACCGGCTCGCGTTCTCGAACGGGATCGTGCTGCTGGCGCTGTTCGCGATCCTGCTGGTGATCGGTTTCCAGGCCGAGGTCACGAAGCTGATCCCGCTCTACACGGTCGGCGTCTTCGTGTCCTTCACGCTGTCCCAGGCCGGGATGGTCCGGCACTGGAACCGGGAGCTGGAGCTCGGCCCGGGGGTCCGCGAGCGGCGCCGGATCCGCCGCAGCCAGGCGATCAACGGGTTCGGGGCCTGCATGACCGGTGTCGTGCTGATCACCGTGCTGATCACTAAGTTCGCGCTCGGCGCCTGGATCGCGATCGTCGCGATGGGTGCGTTCTTCGTGCTGATGCGCGCGATCCAGCTGCACTACGACCGGGTCGCCGCCGCGCTCGTCGCCGACGAGGACGACGACGTCCTGCCCTCGCGCAACCACGCCGTCGTGCTGGTGTCGACGCTGCACAAGCCGACCCTCCGCGCGCTCGCCTACGCCCGCGCCACCCGGCCGGACATCCTCGAGGCGGTCACGGTCAACGTCGACGACTCCGACACCAAGAAGCTCGTCGAGCAGTGGCACAAGCGGAGGCTCCCGGTCCCGCTGAAGGTGGTGGAGTCCCCGTACCGGGAGATCACCCGGCCCGTGCTGGACTACGTGAAGCGGATCCGCTCCGACTCCCCGCGCAACGTCGTGACCGTCTACATCCCGGAGTACGTCGTCGGGCACTGGTGGGAGCAGGTCCTGCACAACCAGAGTGCGCTGCGGCTCAAGACGCGGCTGCTGTTCCAGCCGGGGGTGATGGTGACGAGCGTGCCGTGGCAGCTGCCGTCGTCGTCGCGGACCCGGGCGCTCTCGCCGCTGGACGCGCCGGGAGCCTCCCGGCGCGGCTACCCGGGGCTGGAACAGCTCCCCGGCGAGCGCCGCGACGGCCCGCCGGCGACGGGGACGAGCACCGCGGGGGCGACCCGCGGTACGAAGGGGGACACGTGA
- a CDS encoding ABC transporter ATP-binding protein, translating into MAADRGPHGDDSPDSTDDTEITRDTALTGADTTDTGNAPADRPDPGRALAGVSPEPGVAKPDAVLTVDGVTRTFGGLTAVDVGHLEFQRGAITGLIGPNGAGKTTLFNLLTGFDRADSGSWVYDGTPLQKLPPHRVARRGVVRTFQLTKALAGMTVIENMRLGATGQRGESFLGALFTGWGAQERQITERAHELLARFKLDTKADDLAGSLSGGQRKLLEMARALMMQPKVVMLDEPMAGVNPALTQSLLGHVKSLRDEGMSVVFVEHDMDVIRDISDWVVVMAQGQVIAEGPPAALSSNQAVVDAYLGAHHDQVLEFDADGNPVGETADLVAEMEAEELGEAEHGRDARSDEEKRT; encoded by the coding sequence ATGGCCGCTGACCGCGGTCCCCACGGGGACGACAGCCCAGACAGCACTGACGACACCGAGATCACCCGGGACACCGCGCTCACCGGCGCGGACACCACGGACACCGGGAACGCCCCTGCCGACCGCCCCGACCCGGGCCGCGCGCTGGCCGGCGTGTCCCCCGAGCCGGGGGTCGCCAAGCCGGACGCGGTGCTCACCGTGGACGGGGTGACCCGCACCTTCGGCGGCCTCACCGCCGTCGACGTGGGGCACCTCGAGTTCCAGCGCGGCGCCATCACCGGCCTGATCGGGCCGAACGGCGCCGGGAAGACCACCCTGTTCAACCTGCTCACCGGCTTCGACCGGGCCGACTCCGGCTCGTGGGTCTACGACGGCACGCCGCTGCAGAAGCTGCCGCCGCACCGGGTGGCACGCCGCGGCGTCGTCCGCACGTTCCAGCTGACCAAGGCCCTGGCCGGCATGACCGTCATCGAGAACATGCGCCTCGGCGCCACCGGCCAGCGCGGGGAGAGCTTCCTCGGCGCGCTGTTCACCGGCTGGGGCGCCCAGGAACGGCAGATCACCGAGCGGGCCCACGAGCTGCTGGCCCGCTTCAAGCTCGACACCAAGGCCGACGACCTGGCGGGCTCGCTCTCCGGCGGGCAGCGCAAGCTGCTCGAGATGGCGCGCGCGCTGATGATGCAGCCGAAGGTCGTCATGCTCGACGAGCCGATGGCGGGCGTGAACCCGGCGCTCACCCAGAGCCTGCTGGGTCACGTGAAGTCGCTGCGCGACGAGGGCATGAGCGTGGTGTTCGTCGAGCACGACATGGACGTCATCCGCGACATCTCCGACTGGGTCGTCGTCATGGCCCAGGGGCAGGTCATCGCGGAGGGGCCGCCGGCGGCGCTGTCGTCGAACCAGGCCGTCGTCGACGCCTACCTGGGCGCCCACCACGACCAGGTGCTCGAGTTCGACGCCGACGGCAACCCGGTGGGCGAGACCGCCGACCTGGTCGCCGAGATGGAGGCCGAGGAGCTCGGGGAGGCCGAGCACGGCCGGGACGCCCGGTCCGACGAGGAGAAGCGCACATGA
- a CDS encoding class I SAM-dependent RNA methyltransferase, producing MLEVTVGPVAHGGHCVARAGEDGLPATDGRVVFVRHALPGERVRAVVTEDPGGAFCRADAVAVLEASPDRVEPGCVWAGPGGCGGCDFQHATPGAQRDLKTAVLREQLARLAGAAAPLSLLPFDEVVVEELPGGALGWRTRVRLAVDDAGVPGLRAHRSHDVCEIADCPLVPDGALGPVLEQRFRPESEVDVTVGDDGAARVGSGATAHAAGRTWELSAGTFWQVHPALADTLATLVDEWAGAPRGGVAWDLYGGVGLLGSVLARQVGPDGTVLVVESSPSAVADGAAALADLPQVSFVRGRAEREIARLRPDPDVVVTDPPRTGLGRAAVRALATRGPRRVVHVACDPAALGRDLALFAEHGYRVAGLRAFDAFPMTHHMEAVALLERPDR from the coding sequence ATGCTCGAGGTGACCGTCGGGCCGGTGGCGCACGGCGGCCACTGCGTCGCCCGTGCCGGTGAGGACGGTCTCCCGGCCACCGACGGCCGGGTCGTCTTCGTGCGGCACGCGCTGCCCGGCGAGCGGGTGCGCGCGGTCGTGACGGAGGACCCGGGCGGGGCCTTCTGCCGCGCCGACGCCGTCGCCGTCCTGGAGGCCTCCCCGGACCGGGTCGAACCGGGCTGCGTGTGGGCGGGCCCCGGCGGGTGCGGTGGCTGCGACTTCCAGCACGCGACGCCCGGCGCGCAGCGGGACCTGAAGACGGCGGTGCTCCGCGAGCAGCTGGCCCGGCTCGCCGGTGCGGCGGCCCCGCTGTCGCTCCTCCCGTTCGACGAGGTCGTCGTCGAGGAGCTGCCGGGCGGTGCGCTGGGCTGGCGCACCCGGGTGCGGCTCGCCGTCGACGACGCCGGTGTCCCGGGCCTGCGCGCGCACCGCAGCCACGACGTCTGCGAGATCGCCGACTGCCCGCTGGTCCCGGACGGCGCGCTCGGCCCGGTCCTGGAGCAGCGGTTCCGCCCGGAGTCCGAGGTGGACGTGACCGTCGGCGACGACGGTGCCGCGCGGGTCGGCTCCGGGGCGACCGCGCACGCCGCGGGCCGGACCTGGGAGCTGTCCGCGGGCACGTTCTGGCAGGTGCACCCGGCGCTCGCGGACACCCTCGCCACGCTGGTGGACGAGTGGGCGGGCGCGCCGCGCGGGGGAGTGGCCTGGGACCTCTACGGCGGCGTCGGGCTGCTCGGGTCGGTGCTCGCCCGCCAGGTCGGCCCGGACGGGACGGTGCTGGTGGTGGAGTCGTCGCCGTCGGCGGTGGCCGACGGTGCGGCGGCGCTGGCCGACCTGCCGCAGGTGTCGTTCGTGCGGGGACGCGCGGAGCGCGAGATCGCACGGCTCCGGCCGGACCCGGACGTCGTCGTCACCGACCCGCCGCGGACCGGGCTGGGCCGTGCCGCGGTCCGGGCGCTGGCCACCCGCGGGCCCCGCCGGGTCGTGCACGTCGCCTGCGACCCCGCCGCGCTCGGCCGCGACCTCGCGCTGTTCGCGGAGCACGGGTACCGGGTGGCGGGGCTGCGGGCGTTCGACGCGTTCCCGATGACCCACCACATGGAGGCCGTCGCGCTGCTGGAGCGGCCGGACCGATGA
- a CDS encoding ABC transporter ATP-binding protein, producing MTENPGPGTTRDAEQAATPEAHRELAEGALLRVDSLVAGYVPGVDILNDSDFFLRDGEIVGIIGPNGAGKSTLLKAMFGLIPVRRGTVRLRDADITGAKAHALVTKGLGYVPQRDNVFPSLSIEENLEMGVYLRPRTFAKRFEVVADLFPMLGQRRKTKAGSLSGGERQMVAMGRALMMEPSVLLLDEPSAGLSPMLQDEVFVRCKRINAAGVSVIMVEQNARRCLQICDRGYVLDQGRAAYTAGGRELLNDPKVIELYLGTLAGSSEKKD from the coding sequence ATGACCGAGAACCCCGGCCCGGGCACGACCCGGGACGCGGAGCAGGCGGCGACGCCGGAGGCACACCGCGAGCTGGCCGAGGGGGCGCTGCTGCGCGTCGACTCGCTCGTCGCGGGGTACGTGCCGGGGGTCGACATCCTCAACGACAGCGACTTCTTCCTGCGCGACGGGGAGATCGTCGGGATCATCGGCCCGAACGGCGCCGGCAAGTCCACGCTGCTCAAGGCGATGTTCGGGCTGATCCCGGTGCGCCGGGGCACGGTCCGGCTGCGCGACGCCGACATCACCGGCGCCAAGGCGCACGCCCTGGTCACCAAGGGGCTCGGCTACGTGCCCCAGCGGGACAACGTGTTCCCCTCGCTCTCGATCGAGGAGAACCTGGAGATGGGCGTGTACCTGCGCCCCCGGACCTTCGCGAAGCGGTTCGAGGTCGTCGCGGACCTGTTCCCGATGCTGGGACAGCGCCGGAAGACCAAGGCCGGGTCGCTGTCCGGCGGTGAGCGCCAGATGGTCGCGATGGGCCGGGCGCTGATGATGGAGCCGTCGGTCCTGCTGCTCGACGAGCCCTCCGCGGGCCTGTCGCCGATGTTGCAGGACGAGGTCTTCGTGCGCTGCAAGCGGATCAACGCCGCCGGCGTCTCGGTGATCATGGTCGAGCAGAACGCCCGCCGGTGCCTGCAGATCTGCGACCGCGGCTACGTCCTGGACCAGGGCCGGGCCGCCTACACCGCGGGTGGCCGGGAGCTGCTGAACGACCCGAAGGTCATCGAGCTGTACCTCGGCACGCTGGCCGGGAGCAGCGAGAAGAAGGACTGA
- a CDS encoding metallophosphoesterase: MITVVQLSDLHLGVPGNRERAVRAVAGARALGADLLLVTGDVADHGDLAEYAEAAELLGGVAVLPVPGNHDDRDAMGTVLGPVGDRVHRAGGVNVVLLESLVPGAPEGALSAGAVDLLADTARDPAPLLVALHHPPVPVGHPFMDGIRLRDAEPFAAVLAARTEPALVVCGHVHRPVATTVGGHPLVVAPSVGPAIRFPGEPGEEFLLPDSVPGGALHVLGDGPPRTRFLAWP, encoded by the coding sequence ATGATCACGGTCGTCCAGCTGTCCGACCTGCACCTCGGGGTGCCGGGCAACCGGGAGCGGGCCGTGCGCGCCGTCGCCGGTGCCCGCGCGCTCGGGGCGGACCTCCTGCTCGTCACGGGCGACGTCGCCGACCACGGCGATCTCGCGGAGTACGCGGAGGCCGCGGAGCTCCTCGGCGGGGTCGCGGTGCTGCCGGTGCCCGGCAACCACGACGACCGTGACGCGATGGGCACCGTCCTCGGGCCGGTGGGCGACCGGGTGCACCGCGCGGGCGGGGTGAACGTCGTGCTGCTCGAGTCGCTGGTGCCCGGCGCGCCGGAGGGCGCGCTCTCCGCCGGGGCGGTCGACCTGCTCGCCGACACCGCCCGGGACCCGGCCCCGCTGCTGGTGGCGCTGCACCATCCGCCGGTGCCGGTCGGGCACCCGTTCATGGACGGGATCCGGCTGCGTGACGCGGAGCCGTTCGCGGCGGTGCTGGCCGCGCGGACGGAACCCGCGCTGGTGGTGTGCGGGCACGTGCACCGGCCGGTCGCGACGACCGTCGGCGGGCACCCGCTGGTCGTCGCGCCGTCGGTGGGACCCGCGATCCGGTTCCCCGGCGAGCCGGGGGAGGAGTTCCTGCTGCCGGACTCCGTGCCCGGAGGAGCGCTCCACGTGCTGGGGGACGGGCCGCCGCGCACCCGGTTCCTGGCCTGGCCGTGA
- a CDS encoding branched-chain amino acid ABC transporter permease: MIDVGQLLTVGFSQLIGPSAIFFALLALGLNIHFGYTGLLNFGQIGFALVGAYGMGISVANFGAPLWLGVIIGMACGVALALILGIPTLRLRADYLAIVTIAAAEILRLVTRSTSQTDFTGGTQGLTGFADAFAAANPFTQPSYDILGLEVRGPDLWAILVGWTIVGLCVLLTWLLVRSPWGRVLKAIREDEDAARALGKNVFAYKMQALSLGGVFGALGGIFFALATQSLTPDFYSPPQTFFAYAALILGGAGRVFGPVIGAMLFWFLLSIADAFLRQATAGENPLLPFISSQDVGAIRFVLVGAFLGLMMVYRPQGIFGRRREVLGDGR; this comes from the coding sequence GTGATCGATGTCGGACAACTCCTGACCGTCGGGTTCTCGCAGCTGATCGGCCCCTCGGCCATCTTCTTCGCGCTGCTGGCACTCGGCCTGAACATCCACTTCGGCTACACCGGACTGCTGAACTTCGGCCAGATCGGCTTCGCGCTGGTCGGCGCCTACGGCATGGGCATCTCCGTGGCCAACTTCGGTGCCCCGCTCTGGCTCGGTGTGATCATCGGTATGGCCTGCGGCGTCGCGCTGGCGCTGATCCTGGGCATCCCGACACTGCGGCTGCGGGCGGACTACCTCGCGATCGTGACGATCGCGGCCGCCGAGATCCTGCGGCTCGTCACCCGCTCCACCTCGCAGACCGACTTCACCGGCGGCACCCAGGGCCTCACCGGCTTCGCCGACGCGTTCGCCGCGGCGAACCCGTTCACCCAGCCGTCCTACGACATCCTGGGACTCGAGGTCCGCGGGCCGGACCTGTGGGCGATCCTCGTGGGCTGGACGATCGTCGGGCTGTGCGTGCTGCTCACCTGGCTGCTCGTGCGGAGCCCGTGGGGCCGCGTCCTCAAGGCGATCCGCGAGGACGAGGACGCCGCGCGGGCGCTGGGCAAGAACGTGTTCGCCTACAAGATGCAGGCGCTCTCCCTCGGTGGCGTGTTCGGCGCCCTCGGCGGGATCTTCTTCGCCCTGGCGACCCAGTCCCTCACGCCGGACTTCTACTCCCCGCCGCAGACGTTCTTCGCCTACGCCGCGCTCATCCTCGGCGGCGCGGGCCGCGTCTTCGGGCCGGTGATCGGTGCGATGCTGTTCTGGTTCCTGCTCTCCATCGCCGACGCGTTCCTGCGCCAGGCGACGGCGGGCGAGAACCCGCTGCTGCCCTTCATCTCGTCCCAGGACGTCGGCGCGATCCGGTTCGTGCTCGTCGGCGCCTTCCTGGGCCTCATGATGGTGTACCGACCACAGGGCATCTTCGGACGCCGGAGGGAGGTGCTCGGCGATGGCCGCTGA
- a CDS encoding ANTAR domain-containing response regulator produces MTDNVPADTPAEDGPQPGWRVLVVEDEALIRMDLAEMLSEEGYQVAGEAGDGEAAITQARELEPDLVIMDVKMPKKDGIEAAAVIVEEKIAPVVMLTAFSQRDLIERARDAGAMAYLVKPFARHELVPAIELAVSRFSEKKALEDEVASLNERFETRKVVDRAKGLLMTHQKMSEPEAFRWIQRTAMDRRTTMKAVADAVVDGLAPAKSS; encoded by the coding sequence GTGACCGACAACGTTCCCGCAGACACGCCGGCCGAGGACGGCCCGCAGCCCGGGTGGCGGGTGCTGGTCGTCGAGGACGAGGCCCTGATCCGGATGGACCTGGCCGAGATGCTCTCCGAGGAGGGCTACCAGGTCGCCGGCGAGGCCGGCGACGGCGAGGCCGCCATCACCCAGGCCCGCGAGCTGGAGCCGGACCTGGTGATCATGGACGTCAAGATGCCCAAGAAGGACGGCATCGAGGCCGCGGCCGTGATCGTCGAGGAGAAGATCGCCCCGGTCGTCATGCTGACCGCGTTCAGCCAGCGCGACCTCATCGAGCGTGCCCGCGACGCCGGCGCCATGGCCTACCTGGTCAAGCCGTTCGCCCGGCACGAGCTCGTGCCGGCGATCGAGCTCGCGGTCTCCCGGTTCTCGGAGAAGAAGGCGCTCGAGGACGAGGTCGCCTCGCTCAACGAGCGCTTCGAGACCCGCAAGGTCGTCGACCGGGCCAAGGGCCTGCTCATGACGCACCAGAAGATGTCCGAGCCCGAGGCCTTCCGCTGGATCCAGCGGACCGCCATGGACCGGCGGACGACGATGAAGGCGGTCGCCGACGCCGTCGTCGACGGGCTGGCACCCGCCAAGTCCTCCTGA
- a CDS encoding ABC transporter substrate-binding protein — MTRSMWRVAALAGVASLVLAGCGGGGDAGSGGEAGGSEAPSAAGADCTPPQAQATGTPSTAPLKIGSLLPETGSLAFLGPPEFAGVEVALKEINDAGGVLGNPVQHLRGDSGDDTTDIANQTVDRHLAAGSQVIVGAAASGVSKLVIDKVTGAGVVQFSPANTSDEFTCWQDRGLYFRTAPPDVLQAQALAQLITADGGQRVSIMARNDPYGAGLADNTEQNLVSAGIPQDQIQKIIYDPNAASFNPEIDQVAQFNPDSIAVIGFDESKRIITRMNEVQIGPAQKRLYGTDGNMGNALGEGLPPGLLNGMKGTTPLTELSGDFEQRLRAEDPALTDVNYAGESYDAVVVSALAAEAAKSTNGADIGTQINAVTKEGEKCTTFAACKAILDRGGDVDYDGVTGTLDFTDAGEPGSGSYGVLTFTPQNELSDDTTYIKVGAQG, encoded by the coding sequence ATGACGCGATCAATGTGGCGAGTCGCCGCCCTGGCCGGGGTGGCGTCGCTGGTTCTGGCCGGATGCGGCGGTGGTGGGGACGCCGGCTCCGGTGGAGAGGCAGGTGGATCGGAGGCTCCGTCCGCCGCCGGTGCCGACTGCACCCCGCCGCAGGCCCAGGCGACCGGGACACCCAGCACCGCGCCGCTGAAGATCGGCTCCCTGCTGCCGGAGACCGGCAGCCTCGCCTTCCTCGGCCCGCCGGAGTTCGCGGGCGTCGAGGTGGCGCTGAAGGAGATCAACGACGCGGGCGGTGTCCTGGGCAACCCGGTCCAGCACCTGCGCGGCGACTCCGGTGACGACACCACCGACATCGCCAACCAGACCGTCGACCGGCACCTCGCGGCCGGCTCGCAGGTCATCGTGGGTGCTGCGGCGTCCGGTGTGTCCAAGCTGGTCATCGACAAGGTCACCGGCGCCGGGGTGGTGCAGTTCTCGCCGGCGAACACCTCCGACGAGTTCACCTGCTGGCAGGACCGCGGGCTGTACTTCCGGACCGCACCGCCGGACGTCCTGCAGGCGCAGGCGCTCGCGCAGCTGATCACCGCCGACGGCGGCCAGCGGGTGAGCATCATGGCCCGGAACGACCCGTACGGTGCGGGTCTCGCCGACAACACCGAGCAGAACCTGGTCTCGGCCGGCATTCCGCAGGACCAGATCCAGAAGATCATCTACGACCCGAACGCGGCGTCGTTCAACCCGGAGATCGACCAGGTCGCGCAGTTCAACCCGGACTCGATCGCGGTGATCGGTTTCGACGAGTCGAAGCGGATCATCACCCGCATGAACGAGGTGCAGATCGGCCCGGCACAGAAGCGCCTCTACGGGACCGACGGCAACATGGGCAACGCCCTCGGCGAGGGCCTTCCGCCCGGGCTGCTCAACGGGATGAAGGGCACCACCCCGCTGACCGAGCTCTCCGGAGACTTCGAGCAGCGGCTGCGTGCCGAGGACCCGGCGCTGACCGACGTCAACTACGCCGGTGAGTCCTACGACGCCGTCGTGGTCTCCGCGCTGGCGGCGGAGGCGGCCAAGTCCACCAACGGCGCCGACATCGGGACGCAGATCAACGCGGTCACCAAGGAGGGCGAGAAGTGCACCACCTTCGCGGCCTGCAAGGCGATCCTCGACCGGGGCGGCGACGTCGACTACGACGGCGTCACCGGCACGCTGGACTTCACCGACGCCGGTGAGCCCGGTTCCGGTTCCTACGGCGTCCTGACCTTCACGCCGCAGAACGAGCTCAGCGACGACACCACCTACATCAAGGTGGGCGCGCAGGGCTGA